One segment of Porticoccus hydrocarbonoclasticus MCTG13d DNA contains the following:
- the ntrB gene encoding nitrate ABC transporter permease, with amino-acid sequence MASLNIKATLLSLLLLLVGLGIWEAMNQAPAASTGLSEYERMMGGADQEARVPPPSQVFSHAWNELRDPFYDAGPNDKGIGIQLAYSLYRVLTGYLAAALIAIPLGFVIGMSPLMHKALNPFIQVLRPISPLAWMPLALFIIRDSEGSAIFVIFICSIWPMLINTAFGVANVRTDWIKVARTHELSPLKTAFLVILPAAAPTILTGMRISIGIAWLVIVAAEMLVGGTGIGYYVWNEWNNLDLNSVIFSILMIGIVGMLLDMTLAAVTKLVQYED; translated from the coding sequence ATGGCGTCACTGAATATTAAGGCAACCCTGCTCTCGCTGTTGCTGTTACTGGTTGGGCTCGGCATCTGGGAGGCGATGAATCAGGCCCCTGCGGCCAGTACGGGGTTGTCGGAATATGAACGGATGATGGGCGGAGCAGATCAGGAGGCCCGCGTTCCACCCCCGTCCCAGGTGTTCAGCCATGCCTGGAATGAGCTGCGCGACCCCTTCTACGATGCCGGTCCCAATGACAAAGGTATCGGTATCCAGTTGGCCTATTCCCTCTATCGGGTGCTGACTGGCTATCTGGCGGCGGCGTTGATCGCAATACCTCTCGGTTTTGTTATTGGCATGTCGCCTCTGATGCACAAGGCACTCAATCCTTTTATCCAGGTACTGCGTCCCATCTCGCCACTGGCCTGGATGCCTCTGGCTCTATTCATCATCAGGGACTCGGAGGGATCAGCCATTTTTGTGATCTTTATCTGTTCCATCTGGCCCATGTTGATCAATACCGCCTTTGGCGTGGCCAATGTCCGCACCGACTGGATCAAGGTGGCCCGTACCCATGAGCTGAGCCCATTGAAAACGGCCTTTCTGGTGATTCTACCGGCGGCAGCGCCCACCATTCTCACCGGAATGCGCATTTCCATTGGTATCGCCTGGCTGGTGATTGTCGCTGCCGAAATGTTGGTGGGTGGAACCGGTATCGGCTATTACGTCTGGAACGAGTGGAATAATCTGGATCTGAACAGCGTTATTTTTTCCATTTTGATGATTGGTATCGTCGGTATGTTGCTGGATATGACCCTGGCAGCTGTGACGAAACTGGTGCAATACGAGGATTAG
- a CDS encoding CmpA/NrtA family ABC transporter substrate-binding protein → MATKSLGNPFDADTSLTHTNDCSCRLCQAESVNPGGLTDDQRLVLLEQQAEQGEGHRQSSEAGGVSFNSSEDLLDRAVESAIVRGVFGHNDTSRRNFIRLMGGGTLATVLGSMIPLEKVKAAVKESMGPLEKTKLKVGFVPITCATPIIMAQPMGFYAKYGLDVDVIKTAGWAVARDMSLNGEYDASHMLTPMPLAMSMGAGSTATPYIMPAVENINGQAIVLHNKHKDKRDPKQWKGFKFGVPFDYSMHNFLLRYYVAEHGLDPDQDIQIRVVPPPEMVANLRAGNLDGYLSPDPFNQRAVFEKIGFLHILTKDIWEGHPCCAFACSQKFATEMPNTYAALFRAIVDATHFSAKAENREEIARAISPKNYLNQPEVVVRQVLTGRYVDGLEEKIYDVPDRIDFDPFPWHSMAVWILTQMKRWGYISGDVDYKKIAEQVYVASETGKVMEELGYTPPATTYKKHIIMGKTFDYNEPEEYINSFAIKRV, encoded by the coding sequence ATGGCGACGAAAAGTTTAGGTAACCCGTTTGATGCCGATACCAGCCTCACGCACACCAATGATTGTTCCTGCAGGTTATGTCAGGCTGAGTCTGTCAATCCCGGTGGTCTTACCGACGACCAGCGCCTGGTCTTGTTGGAGCAACAGGCTGAACAGGGCGAAGGCCACAGACAATCGTCAGAAGCAGGGGGGGTGTCCTTCAACAGTTCTGAAGATTTGCTCGACCGGGCAGTGGAAAGTGCGATTGTGCGCGGTGTTTTTGGACACAACGATACCAGTCGTCGAAATTTTATCCGGTTGATGGGCGGCGGTACCCTGGCCACGGTACTCGGCAGCATGATCCCGCTGGAAAAAGTGAAAGCGGCGGTGAAGGAGTCGATGGGTCCACTGGAGAAAACCAAGCTGAAGGTGGGTTTTGTGCCGATTACCTGTGCCACGCCGATCATCATGGCGCAGCCAATGGGTTTCTATGCAAAGTATGGCCTCGACGTGGACGTGATCAAGACAGCCGGTTGGGCGGTGGCCAGGGATATGTCCCTGAATGGGGAATACGATGCCTCTCACATGCTGACTCCTATGCCGCTGGCCATGTCCATGGGGGCGGGATCAACCGCGACCCCTTACATCATGCCGGCCGTGGAAAACATCAACGGTCAGGCCATCGTGCTCCACAACAAGCACAAGGATAAGCGCGACCCGAAACAGTGGAAGGGCTTCAAATTTGGGGTGCCCTTTGATTACTCCATGCACAACTTCCTGCTGCGCTATTACGTGGCGGAGCATGGGCTGGATCCGGATCAGGATATTCAGATCCGGGTCGTGCCGCCGCCGGAAATGGTGGCCAACCTCCGGGCCGGCAACCTGGATGGTTACCTGTCGCCGGATCCATTCAACCAGCGTGCTGTTTTCGAAAAGATCGGTTTTCTGCATATTCTCACCAAGGATATCTGGGAGGGCCACCCCTGCTGTGCCTTTGCCTGTAGCCAGAAGTTCGCCACGGAGATGCCCAATACCTACGCAGCTCTGTTCAGGGCCATTGTGGATGCCACCCATTTTTCTGCCAAAGCAGAAAACCGTGAAGAAATCGCCCGGGCCATCTCGCCGAAAAACTATCTCAATCAGCCGGAGGTGGTGGTCAGGCAGGTTCTGACGGGTCGCTATGTGGATGGGTTGGAGGAGAAGATTTACGACGTTCCCGACCGCATTGATTTTGATCCCTTCCCCTGGCACTCCATGGCGGTATGGATTCTCACCCAGATGAAACGCTGGGGTTATATCAGTGGTGATGTGGATTACAAGAAGATCGCCGAGCAGGTCTACGTGGCATCGGAAACCGGTAAGGTCATGGAGGAGCTGGGTTATACACCACCGGCGACCACCTACAAGAAACACATCATTATGGGCAAGACGTTTGATTACAACGAGCCCGAGGAATACATCAACAGCTTTGCCATCAAGAGGGTATGA
- a CDS encoding sigma-54 interaction domain-containing protein gives MQDERFFYYSATAQLVIDPIEDRVLFVNQEACRLLHRDVIEIQSGRASQLFAPNLPALILFTQELIEKGRGWCDHLLVQSAIGETRLEVNGRCSDSGGQPQLFLGLQRADDLELLRERSSAERHYLSGIGHWNRVSQVFQEFERENQLLLDAAGDGIYGVEANGITTFVNPAAERILGYRAEELAGRNMHNMVHHSHADHSHFNMQECPIFEAFRDGTVHRVEDDTFWTKSGKPIDVEYTSTPVRDNGFIVGAVVIFRDISQKKTDRKRLLEALAEVEKLKNQLELENAYLQEEINSEFNHHQIIGKSGAVQHILQKIELVAPTDSTVLISGESGTGKELIARAIHEMSHRSNRSLIRVNCAAIPADLFESEFFGHTRGAFTGATNDRPGRFELANGGTLFLDEVGEIPLHLQGKLLRVLQEQQFERVGESKTRRVDVRIITATNRNLKEQVQRGQFREDLYFRLNVFPIESVPLRERREDIPLLTQHFLKKSCTRTNKQGLKISLSELEKLKDYHWPGNIRELENVIERQVILAQGPTLRFSDLLTRDQQNVARVEPDSSVLTASDLKQQERRNLLMALEKCHGKVFGHDGAAQLLDIKPTTLASRIKKYQIDTRLFKQGSTKH, from the coding sequence ATGCAGGACGAACGTTTTTTCTATTACTCCGCCACCGCACAACTGGTGATCGACCCGATTGAGGACCGGGTTCTGTTCGTCAACCAGGAGGCCTGCCGACTCTTGCACAGGGATGTTATTGAGATTCAGTCCGGCCGGGCCAGTCAGCTCTTCGCGCCCAACCTGCCAGCGCTGATCCTGTTCACCCAGGAACTGATCGAAAAAGGGCGGGGCTGGTGTGACCACCTCCTGGTGCAATCGGCCATCGGGGAAACCCGTCTGGAGGTCAATGGCCGCTGTTCTGATTCCGGCGGCCAACCTCAGCTCTTCCTCGGTTTGCAAAGGGCCGATGACCTGGAACTGTTGCGTGAGCGCTCCAGTGCCGAGCGACACTACCTGTCGGGTATCGGCCACTGGAACAGGGTATCCCAGGTGTTCCAGGAGTTTGAGCGAGAAAACCAGCTGCTACTGGATGCAGCCGGTGACGGGATCTACGGGGTTGAAGCCAATGGTATTACCACGTTCGTCAATCCTGCGGCGGAGCGGATTCTCGGCTACCGGGCAGAGGAATTGGCCGGCAGGAATATGCACAACATGGTGCACCACTCCCACGCGGATCACTCGCATTTCAATATGCAGGAATGTCCCATCTTTGAAGCGTTCCGGGACGGCACGGTTCACCGGGTAGAGGACGACACGTTCTGGACGAAGTCCGGCAAACCCATCGACGTGGAATACACCAGCACACCGGTCAGGGACAACGGCTTTATTGTCGGCGCGGTGGTGATTTTTCGCGATATATCCCAGAAAAAAACCGACCGCAAACGGCTCCTGGAAGCACTGGCAGAAGTCGAAAAACTGAAAAACCAACTGGAACTGGAAAACGCCTATTTACAGGAAGAAATCAACTCTGAATTCAATCACCACCAGATCATTGGTAAAAGTGGTGCCGTGCAGCATATCCTGCAGAAAATTGAACTGGTGGCGCCGACAGATTCTACTGTGCTTATCAGTGGTGAGTCCGGCACCGGAAAGGAACTGATTGCCAGGGCAATCCACGAAATGAGCCACCGTTCCAATCGCTCACTGATCCGGGTCAACTGCGCAGCCATTCCAGCGGACCTGTTCGAAAGCGAATTTTTCGGTCACACCAGGGGCGCTTTCACCGGCGCCACCAACGATCGACCCGGCCGGTTTGAGCTGGCTAACGGCGGCACACTATTCCTCGACGAGGTCGGCGAAATACCCCTGCACCTCCAGGGCAAGCTGCTGCGGGTTTTACAGGAGCAGCAGTTTGAGCGCGTTGGCGAATCGAAAACCCGTCGTGTAGATGTTCGTATCATCACCGCCACCAACCGCAATCTCAAGGAACAGGTGCAGCGGGGCCAGTTTCGTGAAGACCTTTATTTCCGACTCAATGTTTTCCCGATTGAATCGGTACCACTGCGCGAGAGGAGAGAGGATATCCCTCTGCTGACCCAACATTTTTTGAAAAAAAGCTGCACCAGAACCAACAAGCAGGGCCTGAAAATTTCACTCAGTGAGCTGGAAAAACTAAAGGACTACCACTGGCCGGGAAATATCCGCGAACTGGAAAACGTAATTGAACGCCAGGTCATACTCGCCCAGGGACCGACATTGAGATTCAGTGATCTGTTGACCAGAGATCAACAAAACGTTGCCCGGGTTGAACCGGACAGTAGTGTTCTGACCGCTTCCGACCTTAAACAACAGGAACGCCGCAATCTGCTAATGGCGCTGGAAAAATGCCATGGCAAGGTCTTTGGCCATGACGGGGCGGCCCAGCTATTGGATATCAAACCCACCACACTGGCATCGAGGATCAAGAAATATCAAATTGACACCAGGCTTTTTAAACAGGGTTCCACCAAACATTAA